The DNA region TCAGCGGGACCTCATGCTCCTTGCCCTTGTGCAGGGTGTCGCGCTGGATGAACTTGCCGTAGCTGTTGCCGATCATGAAATCAGGCTTGTCGGTGAAGCACAGGGAGCGGAAGTGCCAGAGGTCGCAGCCGGTGTAAACCTTGCCCTCCTTGCCGAAGGGCGAGGAGGCGAGCAGCGTCTCTGCCTCCTTCTTCCAGCGCTTGTTGGCCTGGTGGCAGAGGACGTGGGTCGGTTCGGCCCCCAGTTCCAGCAGGAACTTGACCATGCCGAGGACGAAGTCGGCGTCTCCATAGAGGGCGAACTTCTTGCCGTGCAGCCAGGCATGGCTGTCGGTCATCATATCGACCAGGCGGCCGCGCTCCTTGGTGAGCGAGTCGGGGATGGGCTTGCCGGTCAACTCGGCCACCTTCATCAGGAATTCGTCGGTCCAGGCCAGCCCCATGGGGATGTTGAGGTGGCTCGACGGCTGCTTCCAGGTGATCTGGACGAATTTCTTGGTCTTGGCCAATTGCCAGGGTTGCAGCAAGAGGGTGTCAATGGCGTTGGGGGCATCCTGCATCTCTTCGAGGCGGGTACCTCCATCGTACATGCGAAATTCGCCATCGGCCGGGGTATCCAGCACCTCGGTGGGGTCGCAGAGCAGGCTGTAATCGACACCCATCTCCTTCATCATGCGGTGCAGGACGCGATAGTTACCCAGATAGGTCTCGAAGCCGGGCACCAGGTTGATCTTGCCATTGGAGCCGACGACCTTGTCGTCCATGGCGTTGATCGTGAAATAGCGCTGGATCCCCTCGAACATATTGTCCCAGCCCGTGGTATGGCTGCCGACGAAGCTGGGCGTATGGGCGAAGGGGGTCGGAAACTCGGACGGGATGTAACCTTCCTTCTTGGCATTGCCGATGAAGGCGTTGAGGTCGTCGCCGATGACCTCGGCCATGCAGGTGGTGCTGACGGCGATCATCTTCGGCTTGTAAAGGGCCATGGCGTTTTCCAGGCCATCGAACATGTTCTTCTGGCCGCCAAACACCGCCGCGTCCTCGGTCATGGAGTCCGAGACGCAGGCAATGGGCTCCTTGAAATGACGGTTGAAATAGGTGCGGAAATAGGCGACGCAGCCTTGCGAGCCATGCACATAGGGCAGGGTCTTCTCGAACCCGAGGGCGCAGAGGACGGCACCCAGGGGTTGACAGGCCTTGGCCGGATTGACGGTCAGGGCCTCGCGCTTAAAGTTGAGTTCCTGATACTCCGGGGTGGTGCTCCACTGGAAGATCTCCTCGATCTTCTCGGCGGAGTGCCCCTCTTCCACGC from Chromatiaceae bacterium includes:
- the nifK gene encoding nitrogenase molybdenum-iron protein subunit beta; this translates as MSQTIDQIKPSYPLFREPEYVDNLARKRDGVEEGHSAEKIEEIFQWSTTPEYQELNFKREALTVNPAKACQPLGAVLCALGFEKTLPYVHGSQGCVAYFRTYFNRHFKEPIACVSDSMTEDAAVFGGQKNMFDGLENAMALYKPKMIAVSTTCMAEVIGDDLNAFIGNAKKEGYIPSEFPTPFAHTPSFVGSHTTGWDNMFEGIQRYFTINAMDDKVVGSNGKINLVPGFETYLGNYRVLHRMMKEMGVDYSLLCDPTEVLDTPADGEFRMYDGGTRLEEMQDAPNAIDTLLLQPWQLAKTKKFVQITWKQPSSHLNIPMGLAWTDEFLMKVAELTGKPIPDSLTKERGRLVDMMTDSHAWLHGKKFALYGDADFVLGMVKFLLELGAEPTHVLCHQANKRWKKEAETLLASSPFGKEGKVYTGCDLWHFRSLCFTDKPDFMIGNSYGKFIQRDTLHKGKEHEVPLIRIGFPIFDRHHLHRMTTLGYEGAMYLLTTLVNAVLERLDDETRGMGTTDYNYDLVR